Below is a genomic region from Candidatus Palauibacter scopulicola.
GGCGTAGTTGAGCATGTCGATCAGAGGCTCGGGCCGGCGGTCCGTGCGGGACAGCGCGCGGAGTGCGGCGAGGTAGTTGTTACGGAAGACGGTCGGGATGTTTCCCGGAGCGCATCGTGGCCACAGGGGCGGGCGGTCGTTCGGCGAGCCCGTCCCGGAGGGGGGGGATGAATGAGCGTTGTGGGCTTCCGCCGGAGATAGCGTCGGATCGCTTCCGTGCCGAGGAACCGTACATCGCCGAAGTTTGACCTCCCATCCCGCCTCCGGGTATTTTGGGGCATGGACCATTTGGAACGCATCACGCTGGAACCGGACAAGAGAGCCGGGAAGCCGTGCATTCGTGGACTCCGGATCACGGTGTACGATGTGTTGGAGTACTTGGCCTCGGGGATGACGGAAGAGGAGATCCTGGCGGATTTCCCTGACTTGGAGCCGGAAGATATCCGGGCAGTGCTAGCGTTCGCCGCGGCGCGCGAGCGCAGGCTCGTTTCGATCCAGGCCGGGTGAAGCTCCTCTTCGACGAGAACATCTCACCCCGTCTCGTCGCCGCCCTTTCCGAAGAGTTTCCGGGGTCCGTGCATGTTCGCGACATCGGATTGGCCCGCGCGACCGACACCGCCATCTGGACTTACGCGCGCGACCACGGTCTCACGATTCTCTCGAAGGACTCGG
It encodes:
- a CDS encoding DUF433 domain-containing protein, which encodes MDHLERITLEPDKRAGKPCIRGLRITVYDVLEYLASGMTEEEILADFPDLEPEDIRAVLAFAAARERRLVSIQAG
- a CDS encoding DUF5615 family PIN-like protein; amino-acid sequence: MKLLFDENISPRLVAALSEEFPGSVHVRDIGLARATDTAIWTYARDHGLTILSKDSDFHQVSFLRGPPPKVIWIRRGNCSTADIQALLRSNRTEILAFGADAEAGFLTLS